One window of Peteryoungia desertarenae genomic DNA carries:
- a CDS encoding response regulator transcription factor has translation MQTIALVDDDRNILTSVSIALEAEGYKVETYTDGASALDGLLARPPQLAIFDIKMPRMDGMELLRRLRQKSDLPVIFLTSKDEEIDELFGLKMGADDFITKPFSQRLLVERVKAILRRAANRENLAPIGAKPTAEQQARTLERGQLVMDQERHTCTWKGDAVTLTVTEFLILQSLAQRPGVVKSRDALMDAAYDEQVYVDDRTIDSHIKRLRKKFKMVDTDFDMIETLYGVGYRFREAA, from the coding sequence ATGCAGACGATCGCGCTCGTAGACGACGACCGCAACATCCTGACTTCTGTCTCGATTGCGCTTGAAGCCGAAGGTTACAAGGTCGAGACCTATACCGATGGCGCCTCAGCCTTGGATGGGTTGCTGGCACGTCCGCCCCAGCTCGCGATCTTCGACATCAAGATGCCCCGCATGGACGGTATGGAACTCTTGCGTCGGCTTCGCCAGAAATCGGATCTGCCAGTGATCTTCCTGACATCCAAGGACGAGGAGATCGATGAGCTTTTTGGTCTGAAGATGGGTGCCGATGATTTCATCACGAAGCCATTCTCGCAGCGACTGCTGGTGGAGCGCGTCAAGGCAATCCTGAGACGGGCAGCAAACCGGGAGAATCTGGCCCCGATCGGCGCAAAGCCGACTGCCGAGCAGCAAGCACGCACCCTGGAGCGGGGGCAGCTGGTCATGGACCAGGAGCGCCACACCTGCACGTGGAAGGGCGATGCCGTGACGCTGACTGTCACCGAATTCCTCATTCTCCAGTCATTGGCACAGAGACCGGGCGTTGTGAAAAGTCGCGATGCATTGATGGATGCAGCCTATGATGAACAGGTCTACGTAGACGACCGGACCATCGACAGTCACATCAAGAGGCTTCGCAAGAAGTTCAAAATGGTCGATACCGACTTCGACATGATTGAAACGCTCTACGGTGTGGGATACCGCTTCCGCGAAGCGGCGTGA
- a CDS encoding phosphoenolpyruvate carboxykinase codes for MEELGVRNPGKGIAEIGLGHAASVRYNFLESALYEESIRRGEAEITADGALRALTGQHTGRSAKDKFVVRDGKTDGEIWWDNNKPMTPEHFAVLHQDMLAHAAGKDLFVQDLIGGADAENALPTRVITEFAWHSLFIRNLLIRPERAALASFVPKLTIIDLPSFRADPERHGCRTETVIACDLTNGIVLIGGTSYAGEMKKSVFTVLNYLLPDRGVMPMHCSANVGPDGDAAVFFGLSGTGKTTLSADPTRTLVGDDEHGWGENGIFNFEGGCYAKTIRLSAEAEPEIYATTKRFGTVLENVVLDENRVPDFNDGSLTENTRCAYPLHFIPNASETGTAPHPKTIIMLTADAFGVLPPIAKLTPEQAMYHFLSGYTAKVAGTEKGVTEPEATFSTCFGAPFMPRHPTEYGNLLRDLIARHEVDCWLVNTGWTGGAYGVGNRMPIKATRALLTAALKGELKKADMRIDANFGFAVPVAVEGVETSILDPRSTWSDGAAYDAQAKKLVGMFINNFAKFEAHVDGKVRDAAPGLRIAAE; via the coding sequence ATGGAGGAATTGGGTGTAAGGAACCCCGGTAAGGGGATTGCGGAGATCGGTTTGGGTCATGCCGCCAGTGTCCGCTATAATTTCCTGGAAAGCGCTCTCTATGAAGAGTCCATCCGTCGGGGTGAGGCAGAAATCACCGCTGACGGCGCCCTTCGTGCTCTCACCGGTCAGCACACCGGTCGGTCCGCCAAAGACAAGTTTGTTGTCCGTGACGGAAAGACGGACGGCGAGATCTGGTGGGATAACAACAAGCCGATGACCCCGGAGCACTTTGCCGTGCTTCACCAGGACATGCTTGCCCATGCGGCCGGCAAGGACCTCTTTGTGCAAGACCTTATTGGCGGTGCAGATGCAGAAAACGCGCTTCCAACCCGCGTGATCACCGAGTTCGCATGGCACTCCTTGTTCATCCGTAATCTTCTGATCCGACCGGAGCGCGCCGCACTCGCAAGCTTCGTTCCGAAACTGACGATCATCGATCTGCCGAGTTTCCGCGCTGATCCAGAGCGCCATGGCTGCCGCACGGAAACGGTGATTGCCTGCGATCTGACCAACGGAATTGTTCTCATCGGCGGTACCTCCTATGCCGGTGAAATGAAGAAGTCAGTCTTCACCGTATTGAACTACCTTCTGCCGGACCGTGGTGTCATGCCGATGCACTGCTCGGCCAATGTCGGGCCCGATGGTGACGCAGCTGTCTTTTTCGGCCTTTCCGGCACCGGCAAGACGACCCTTTCTGCCGATCCAACGCGCACTCTTGTAGGCGACGATGAGCATGGCTGGGGCGAAAATGGCATCTTCAATTTCGAAGGTGGCTGCTACGCCAAGACGATCCGCTTGTCTGCCGAGGCTGAGCCGGAAATCTATGCAACGACCAAGCGTTTCGGCACGGTTCTGGAAAATGTGGTCCTTGATGAAAACCGCGTACCCGATTTCAACGACGGTTCACTGACTGAAAACACTCGTTGCGCTTATCCGCTGCACTTCATCCCGAATGCGTCCGAGACCGGCACCGCGCCGCATCCGAAGACGATCATCATGCTGACGGCAGATGCCTTCGGCGTCTTGCCCCCGATTGCGAAGCTCACGCCGGAACAGGCCATGTACCACTTCCTGTCTGGTTACACCGCGAAGGTGGCTGGTACAGAAAAGGGTGTCACGGAACCGGAAGCCACGTTCTCAACCTGCTTTGGCGCACCATTCATGCCGCGTCATCCGACTGAGTACGGCAATCTCCTGCGTGATCTGATCGCCCGTCACGAAGTCGACTGCTGGCTGGTCAATACCGGCTGGACGGGCGGTGCCTATGGTGTTGGCAATCGCATGCCGATCAAGGCGACCCGCGCTCTGCTGACGGCAGCGTTGAAGGGTGAGTTGAAAAAGGCAGATATGCGGATTGACGCTAATTTCGGCTTCGCTGTTCCGGTCGCTGTCGAAGGTGTCGAGACCAGCATTCTCGACCCCCGTTCGACCTGGTCCGATGGCGCCGCCTATGACGCTCAGGCCAAGAAACTGGTCGGCATGTTCATCAACAACTTCGCCAAATTCGAAGCCCATGTCGATGGCAAGGTGCGCGACGCGGCACCTGGTTTGCGCATCGCAGCTGAGTAA
- the arfB gene encoding alternative ribosome rescue aminoacyl-tRNA hydrolase ArfB, with product MASDPLIINSRITIAGWELTEQFVLAGGPGGQNVNKVSTAVQLFFNLMGSPALNERIKQNAAKLAGKRMSKEGVLMIEANRFRSQERNREDARERLKELILKAAEPPPPPRKKTKPTKGSIERRLKEKSGRAEVKKMRGRPIGD from the coding sequence ATGGCCAGCGACCCGCTCATCATCAATAGCCGTATCACCATTGCCGGATGGGAACTGACGGAACAATTCGTGCTGGCTGGCGGACCGGGTGGGCAAAACGTCAACAAGGTTTCGACGGCGGTCCAGCTCTTCTTCAATTTGATGGGCTCGCCGGCTCTTAACGAGCGGATCAAGCAGAATGCGGCGAAGCTGGCGGGCAAACGCATGTCCAAGGAGGGCGTCCTGATGATCGAGGCCAATCGGTTTCGAAGTCAGGAGCGCAATCGTGAAGACGCCCGCGAAAGGCTGAAGGAGCTGATCCTCAAGGCAGCGGAGCCACCACCACCCCCGCGAAAGAAGACCAAGCCCACCAAGGGATCGATCGAGCGACGATTGAAGGAAAAATCAGGCCGCGCCGAAGTCAAGAAGATGCGTGGTCGACCGATCGGCGATTAA
- the lysM gene encoding peptidoglycan-binding protein LysM: MGFFDFIKSAGKKIGLGGDDEAPDAEAVKKELASHDIGTDKVEVEVVDDKVVLKGVVQDQSIFEKTVIAVGNTLGISRVEATELKIAESPSATPEPAKEPVFYTVKKGDNLWKIAEAQYGKGKGAKHTQIFDANKPMLTHPDKIYPGQVLRIPPLEA; this comes from the coding sequence ATGGGATTTTTTGACTTCATAAAGAGTGCCGGCAAGAAGATCGGTTTGGGCGGGGATGACGAGGCTCCCGATGCGGAGGCTGTGAAAAAGGAGCTCGCGTCGCACGATATTGGCACTGACAAGGTTGAGGTCGAGGTTGTCGACGACAAGGTAGTCCTCAAGGGCGTCGTCCAGGATCAGTCGATCTTTGAAAAGACGGTCATAGCTGTTGGCAATACCCTTGGCATTTCCAGGGTCGAAGCGACGGAACTCAAGATCGCCGAATCACCGAGCGCAACGCCGGAGCCAGCAAAAGAGCCCGTATTCTACACTGTAAAGAAGGGCGACAATCTATGGAAGATCGCCGAAGCTCAGTACGGCAAGGGCAAGGGAGCCAAGCACACGCAGATCTTCGACGCGAACAAGCCAATGCTGACCCATCCAGACAAGATCTATCCGGGCCAGGTCTTGCGTATCCCCCCGCTTGAGGCCTAG
- a CDS encoding alpha-ketoglutarate-dependent dioxygenase AlkB family protein has protein sequence MTKTRLPLDEGLLHFPAYFDRSEQEALLSDIRSVVSVAPLFVPVMPRTGKQMSVRMTNCGNLGWLTDKERGYRYQSTHPETGRAWPPIPAPLLDLWRDVSSYGQDPEACLINYYDDKASMGLHQDRDEINLGAPVVSVSLGNTCLFRIGGINRNDRTRSIKLESGDVFVLAGASRLRFHGVDRIYPATSTLLKNGGRINLTLRRVNP, from the coding sequence ATGACGAAAACCAGGCTGCCCCTTGATGAGGGGCTCCTTCATTTTCCGGCCTATTTCGACAGATCCGAACAGGAGGCCTTGTTGAGCGACATAAGGTCCGTCGTGTCCGTTGCGCCGCTCTTCGTCCCCGTTATGCCGCGCACCGGCAAACAAATGTCCGTACGCATGACAAATTGCGGAAATCTTGGTTGGCTGACTGACAAGGAAAGAGGTTACCGCTACCAGTCGACCCATCCGGAAACGGGCAGGGCCTGGCCACCCATTCCAGCGCCGCTTCTGGACCTCTGGCGCGATGTGTCCTCTTATGGACAAGACCCTGAAGCCTGCCTCATCAACTACTACGATGACAAAGCCAGTATGGGTCTGCATCAGGATCGTGACGAGATCAATTTGGGCGCGCCGGTCGTCTCGGTCTCACTTGGCAACACCTGTCTGTTCCGCATCGGTGGCATCAACCGAAATGATCGGACGCGATCCATCAAGTTGGAAAGCGGTGATGTCTTTGTTCTCGCCGGGGCAAGCCGTCTGCGATTTCACGGAGTGGATCGCATCTATCCCGCAACCTCGACACTCCTTAAGAACGGCGGACGCATCAATCTGACGCTGCGCCGGGTCAATCCATGA
- the coaA gene encoding type I pantothenate kinase: MTIAMRESETPEVLDHFQANGYSPYLFFESEEWAQFRADTPLTLTADEVKRLRSIDDPVDLDEVRRIYLSLSRLLSSHVESSQLLFEQRNRFLSMSDVFKTPFVIGIAGSVAVGKSTTARILKELLARWPSSPKVDLVTTDGFLYPNAHLIKNNMLNRKGFPESYDIGALLRFLSAIKAGLPNVKAPCYSHLTYDVLPDEHRVIDRPDILIFEGINVLQSRHLPADGKIVPMVSDFFDFSIYIDADENAIHRWYVDRFMRLRQTAFRDPNSYFHRYATISEAEALDIAEGLWANINLKNLQENILPTRPRADLILRKGNHHLVEKVALRKL; this comes from the coding sequence ATGACGATAGCTATGCGGGAATCCGAAACGCCAGAAGTTCTCGACCATTTCCAGGCCAACGGCTATTCCCCGTATCTCTTCTTCGAGTCCGAAGAATGGGCACAGTTTCGTGCCGATACGCCCCTGACCCTGACCGCTGATGAAGTGAAGCGGCTTCGGTCAATCGATGATCCGGTCGATCTGGATGAGGTGCGCAGGATCTATCTGTCGCTCTCGCGACTGCTTTCCTCCCATGTCGAGTCGTCGCAACTTCTATTCGAACAGCGCAATCGCTTTCTGAGCATGTCCGATGTCTTCAAGACGCCCTTCGTAATCGGGATTGCCGGATCGGTGGCCGTCGGCAAATCGACCACGGCGCGTATCTTGAAGGAATTGCTGGCGCGCTGGCCATCGAGCCCGAAGGTCGATCTGGTGACGACCGATGGCTTTCTCTATCCCAACGCGCATCTGATCAAAAACAACATGCTGAACCGGAAGGGTTTTCCGGAAAGCTACGATATCGGTGCGCTCCTGCGCTTCCTGTCGGCGATCAAGGCCGGCCTTCCCAATGTCAAGGCGCCCTGTTATTCGCACCTGACCTATGACGTCCTGCCGGACGAGCACAGGGTCATCGATCGCCCCGACATCCTGATCTTCGAAGGGATCAATGTCCTGCAATCACGGCATCTGCCAGCGGATGGCAAGATCGTGCCGATGGTCTCCGACTTCTTCGACTTCTCGATCTACATCGATGCGGACGAGAACGCGATCCATCGCTGGTATGTCGACCGCTTCATGCGGCTACGGCAGACCGCATTCCGGGACCCGAATTCCTATTTCCATCGCTATGCCACAATCAGCGAAGCCGAAGCGCTGGACATCGCCGAAGGGCTCTGGGCCAATATCAACCTGAAAAACCTGCAGGAAAACATCCTGCCGACACGCCCGCGCGCCGACCTGATCCTGCGCAAGGGCAATCATCATCTGGTCGAGAAGGTCGCTTTGAGAAAACTGTAG
- a CDS encoding phosphoribosyl-ATP diphosphatase, with translation MTQFSLTDLERIVSERATAGTDQSWTAKLVAAGQKKAAKKLGEEAVEAVMAAVTNDRQNLVYESADLLYHLMVVLKIAGIPLQEVMQELERRTAQSGLSEKASRRDP, from the coding sequence ATGACGCAGTTTTCGCTGACCGATCTGGAGCGGATCGTATCCGAGCGAGCGACGGCTGGGACGGATCAATCCTGGACCGCAAAACTTGTTGCTGCAGGACAGAAGAAGGCGGCCAAGAAACTGGGCGAAGAGGCGGTGGAAGCCGTGATGGCAGCGGTGACAAACGACCGGCAAAACCTCGTCTATGAGAGCGCGGACCTCCTCTATCATCTGATGGTCGTATTGAAAATCGCTGGCATCCCGTTACAAGAAGTGATGCAGGAACTGGAGCGGCGGACCGCTCAATCGGGCCTGAGTGAAAAGGCCAGTCGGCGGGACCCATGA
- the hisF gene encoding imidazole glycerol phosphate synthase subunit HisF, translating into MTLKARVIPCLDVKDGRVVKGVNFVDLIDAGDPVEAAKAYDAAGADELCFLDITASSDNRETIFEVVAQTADHCFMPLTVGGGVRAVADIRKLLLCGADKVSINSAAVKNPDFVAEAADKFGNQCIVVSIDAKKVSAAGETDRWEIFTHGGRQPTGIDAVEFAIRMVEKGAGELLVTSMDRDGTKSGYDISLTRTIADSVRVPVIASGGVGTLDDLVAGIRDGHATAVLAASIFHFGTHSIGEAKAYMAQAGLAMRLD; encoded by the coding sequence ATGACACTCAAGGCCCGCGTGATCCCCTGCCTCGACGTCAAGGACGGCCGTGTCGTCAAGGGCGTCAATTTCGTTGATCTGATCGATGCCGGCGACCCGGTCGAAGCTGCCAAGGCCTATGATGCCGCCGGTGCCGACGAACTCTGCTTTCTCGACATCACGGCTTCGTCCGACAATCGCGAGACGATTTTCGAAGTCGTGGCCCAGACGGCCGATCATTGCTTCATGCCGCTGACGGTGGGCGGTGGCGTACGTGCCGTCGCCGATATTCGAAAGCTGCTTTTGTGTGGAGCCGACAAGGTTTCGATCAACTCGGCAGCGGTCAAGAACCCGGATTTTGTCGCCGAGGCGGCTGACAAGTTTGGAAACCAGTGCATTGTCGTGTCGATTGACGCCAAGAAGGTGTCAGCGGCGGGCGAGACGGACCGCTGGGAGATCTTCACCCATGGCGGACGGCAGCCTACCGGGATTGACGCTGTGGAGTTCGCCATCCGCATGGTTGAAAAGGGTGCCGGTGAGCTTCTGGTGACCTCGATGGATCGGGATGGCACCAAGAGCGGTTATGACATCTCTCTGACACGGACAATTGCCGACAGCGTGCGCGTTCCCGTCATTGCATCGGGAGGCGTGGGCACCCTTGATGACCTCGTGGCCGGAATACGGGATGGTCATGCGACAGCGGTTCTGGCTGCATCCATTTTCCATTTCGGCACCCATTCGATTGGCGAGGCGAAAGCCTATATGGCACAAGCCGGGCTCGCGATGCGGCTGGATTGA
- the hisA gene encoding 1-(5-phosphoribosyl)-5-[(5-phosphoribosylamino)methylideneamino]imidazole-4-carboxamide isomerase, translating into MILFPAIDLKDGQCVRLKLGDMNQATVYNPDPAAQAKAFEDQGFEWLHVVDLNGAFAGESVNGAAVDAILSATTNPVQLGGGIRTLEHIENWLSRGLSRVILGTVAVRDPALVKEACQRFPGKIAVGIDAKGGKVAVEGWAEASELGVIELARRFEGAGVAAIIYTDIDRDGILTGINWASTLELADAVSIPVIASGGLASIDDVKRMLEPDAAKLEGAISGRALYDGRIDPAEALALIKAARG; encoded by the coding sequence ATGATCCTTTTTCCTGCAATCGATCTCAAAGACGGTCAGTGCGTGCGCCTCAAGCTTGGCGACATGAACCAGGCAACCGTCTACAATCCCGATCCGGCAGCGCAGGCGAAGGCCTTTGAGGACCAGGGGTTTGAATGGCTGCATGTCGTTGACCTGAACGGGGCCTTTGCCGGCGAGAGCGTCAATGGTGCGGCGGTGGATGCAATCCTCTCTGCCACAACGAACCCGGTGCAGCTTGGCGGCGGCATCAGGACACTCGAGCATATCGAAAACTGGCTTTCGCGTGGTCTTTCGCGCGTGATCCTCGGCACCGTTGCCGTGCGTGATCCGGCCCTCGTGAAGGAGGCCTGCCAACGCTTTCCGGGCAAGATTGCCGTCGGCATCGATGCCAAGGGCGGAAAGGTTGCCGTCGAGGGCTGGGCGGAGGCCTCGGAGCTCGGCGTGATCGAACTCGCCCGACGTTTCGAAGGCGCGGGCGTGGCGGCCATCATCTACACTGACATTGATCGGGACGGTATTCTGACCGGGATCAACTGGGCTTCGACGCTGGAGCTTGCCGATGCCGTTTCGATCCCTGTTATTGCATCGGGCGGACTGGCTTCCATCGATGATGTGAAACGCATGCTGGAACCGGATGCGGCCAAGCTTGAAGGTGCCATCTCCGGACGTGCTCTTTATGATGGCCGGATCGATCCGGCGGAAGCGCTGGCGCTGATCAAGGCCGCGAGAGGCTGA
- the hisH gene encoding imidazole glycerol phosphate synthase subunit HisH, with protein MRVAIIDYGSGNLRSATKAFERAAREAGLDTEIELTDQAERVASADRIVLPGVGAYADCKRGLDAVSGMHDAIAEVVETKGRPFFGICVGMQLMSSRGLEKTVTDGFGWIKGDVVEMTPSDPSLKIPQIGWNTLTLNRQHPLFEGIKTGPDGLHAYFVHSYHLAAQNPADVIATTDYGGAMTAFVGRDNMVGAQFHPEKSQSLGLKLIANFLTWRP; from the coding sequence ATGCGTGTCGCCATCATCGACTATGGGTCGGGCAATCTACGCTCGGCCACCAAAGCTTTTGAAAGGGCCGCCCGCGAAGCAGGTCTCGACACCGAGATAGAACTGACAGACCAAGCTGAACGGGTTGCCTCTGCAGACCGGATCGTGCTGCCGGGCGTTGGCGCCTATGCGGACTGCAAGCGCGGACTGGATGCGGTTTCGGGCATGCATGACGCCATTGCCGAAGTCGTTGAGACCAAAGGGCGGCCATTCTTCGGGATTTGCGTCGGCATGCAGCTGATGTCATCGCGGGGGCTTGAGAAGACCGTGACCGACGGCTTTGGCTGGATCAAGGGCGATGTGGTGGAAATGACACCATCCGACCCGAGCCTCAAGATCCCGCAAATCGGCTGGAACACGCTCACCCTTAACCGCCAGCATCCGCTGTTTGAGGGAATCAAGACCGGGCCGGACGGACTGCATGCCTATTTTGTCCATTCCTATCACCTGGCAGCGCAGAACCCGGCGGATGTGATTGCAACGACCGATTATGGTGGCGCGATGACGGCCTTTGTCGGACGAGACAACATGGTTGGCGCGCAGTTCCACCCGGAAAAGAGCCAGTCGCTTGGTCTCAAGCTGATTGCCAACTTCCTCACCTGGCGACCTTAA
- the hisB gene encoding imidazoleglycerol-phosphate dehydratase HisB produces the protein MAERKGEVSRKTNETSVSVSVAIDGTGTGKISTGIGFFDHMLDQLCRHSLIDMHIDVKGDLHIDDHHTVEDTGIALGQAISRALGERKGITRYASIDLAMDETMTKAAIDVSGRPFLVWNVQFSAPKIGTFDTELVREFFQAFAQNSGITLHVLNHYGANNHHIAETCFKAVARALRTATEIDPRQASRVPSTKGTLV, from the coding sequence ATGGCAGAGCGCAAAGGCGAAGTATCCCGCAAAACAAACGAGACTTCCGTTTCGGTTTCCGTTGCGATCGACGGAACCGGCACGGGTAAGATCTCGACGGGGATCGGCTTCTTCGACCACATGCTGGACCAGCTCTGCCGGCACTCACTGATCGACATGCATATCGATGTGAAAGGCGATCTCCACATCGACGATCATCACACGGTTGAGGACACCGGCATCGCGCTTGGCCAGGCCATTTCGCGTGCACTTGGCGAACGCAAGGGTATAACCCGTTATGCCTCGATTGACCTTGCCATGGATGAGACCATGACCAAGGCGGCAATCGACGTGTCTGGTCGCCCTTTCCTGGTCTGGAACGTGCAATTCAGCGCGCCGAAGATCGGGACATTCGATACGGAGCTCGTTCGCGAATTCTTCCAGGCCTTTGCCCAGAATTCCGGGATCACGCTGCATGTGCTGAACCATTACGGCGCGAACAATCACCATATTGCCGAGACCTGTTTCAAGGCTGTTGCCAGAGCACTGCGGACCGCGACCGAGATTGATCCACGGCAGGCAAGCCGCGTTCCCTCCACCAAGGGAACACTCGTCTGA
- the hslV gene encoding ATP-dependent protease subunit HslV yields the protein MTTIVTVRKDGKVVMAGDGQVSLGQTVMKGNARKVRRIGKGGEVIAGFAGATADAFTLLDRLEKKLEQYPGQLMRAAVELAKDWRTDKYLRNLEAMMLVADTSITLAITGNGDVLEPEHGAMAIGSGGNYALAAALALMDTDKSAEEIARRSMEIAARICVYTNDSAIIEQLDAQ from the coding sequence ATGACAACGATTGTAACAGTGCGGAAAGACGGCAAGGTGGTCATGGCCGGAGACGGACAGGTCAGCCTCGGTCAGACCGTAATGAAGGGCAATGCCCGCAAGGTTCGCCGCATCGGCAAGGGCGGTGAGGTCATTGCCGGTTTTGCGGGTGCGACTGCCGACGCCTTCACCCTCCTCGACCGTCTGGAAAAGAAGCTGGAACAATATCCGGGACAGCTGATGCGCGCCGCCGTCGAACTCGCGAAGGACTGGCGCACGGATAAGTATCTGCGCAATCTTGAGGCCATGATGCTGGTCGCCGACACGTCGATCACCCTGGCCATTACCGGCAATGGCGATGTGCTGGAACCGGAGCATGGGGCCATGGCAATCGGCTCGGGTGGCAATTATGCCTTGGCAGCCGCCCTGGCACTGATGGACACTGACAAGTCGGCCGAAGAGATTGCCCGCCGCTCCATGGAAATCGCCGCGCGCATCTGCGTCTATACGAACGATAGCGCGATTATCGAGCAGCTGGATGCCCAATAG
- the hslU gene encoding ATP-dependent protease ATPase subunit HslU: MTNFSPREIVSELDRHIIGQHEAKRAVAIALRNRWRRQQLPDDLRDEVMPKNILMIGPTGVGKTEISRRLAKLAGAPFIKVEATKFTEVGYVGRDVEQIIRDLVEVGIALVRDKKRAEVQAKAHAGAEERVLDALVGATASPATRDSFRKKLRNGELDDKEIDIEIADSGSGMPGFEIPGMPGANVGILNLSEMFGKAMGNRTKKVRTTVKASYADLINDESDKLIDVDVIQREALRSVENDGIVFLDEIDKIAARDGGMGAGVSREGVQRDLLPLVEGTTVATKYGPVKTDHILFIASGAFHVSKPSDLLPELQGRLPIRVELKPLSKEDFRRILTETEASLIRQYKALMATEELELDFTEDAIDALADVAVRLNETVENIGARRLQTVMERVLDDISFHAPDRGGSATMIDSAYVREQVESIAGDADLSRYIL; this comes from the coding sequence ATGACCAATTTTTCTCCGCGTGAGATCGTTTCCGAACTCGATCGTCACATCATCGGACAGCATGAAGCCAAGCGTGCTGTGGCGATTGCGCTGCGCAACCGCTGGCGTCGGCAGCAATTGCCGGATGATCTGCGTGACGAAGTCATGCCGAAGAATATCCTGATGATCGGACCGACAGGGGTGGGCAAGACGGAAATCTCCCGCCGGCTGGCCAAGCTCGCGGGTGCACCTTTCATCAAGGTGGAAGCGACCAAGTTTACCGAAGTGGGCTATGTCGGTCGCGACGTCGAACAGATCATCCGCGATCTTGTCGAAGTCGGTATTGCCCTTGTCAGAGACAAGAAGCGCGCCGAAGTCCAGGCCAAGGCCCATGCCGGTGCGGAAGAGCGGGTTCTCGATGCGCTGGTTGGCGCAACGGCCTCTCCCGCGACCCGTGACAGCTTCCGCAAGAAGCTGCGCAATGGCGAACTCGATGACAAGGAAATTGATATCGAGATCGCCGATTCCGGCAGCGGTATGCCCGGTTTCGAAATTCCCGGCATGCCGGGTGCCAATGTCGGCATCCTCAATCTCTCCGAGATGTTCGGCAAGGCGATGGGCAACCGCACAAAGAAGGTGCGGACAACGGTCAAGGCCTCCTATGCCGACCTCATAAACGACGAATCCGACAAGCTGATCGATGTCGACGTCATTCAGCGGGAGGCACTGCGTTCCGTGGAGAATGACGGCATCGTCTTTCTCGATGAAATCGACAAGATTGCCGCCCGTGATGGCGGTATGGGCGCCGGCGTCTCGCGTGAGGGCGTCCAGCGCGATCTCCTGCCGCTGGTCGAAGGTACGACGGTTGCTACGAAATATGGGCCGGTGAAGACGGACCATATCCTGTTCATCGCCTCCGGCGCCTTCCACGTATCGAAGCCGTCCGACCTCCTGCCGGAGCTTCAGGGGCGTCTGCCGATTCGCGTCGAACTGAAGCCGCTGTCGAAGGAAGACTTCCGCCGCATCCTGACCGAGACCGAAGCGAGCCTGATCCGCCAGTACAAGGCGCTGATGGCAACGGAAGAACTGGAGCTCGATTTCACCGAAGACGCGATCGATGCCCTGGCCGATGTTGCGGTTCGCCTCAACGAGACGGTCGAAAACATTGGGGCCCGGCGCTTGCAAACCGTCATGGAACGCGTTCTGGATGACATATCCTTTCATGCGCCGGATCGCGGCGGTTCGGCGACGATGATTGATTCGGCCTATGTGCGCGAACAGGTCGAAAGCATCGCTGGTGACGCAGATCTTTCGCGCTACATCCTGTGA